Proteins encoded by one window of Lactobacillus sp. ESL0684:
- a CDS encoding type II CAAX endopeptidase family protein, which produces MANLIKQLLKLICKLIIFGLLFILIQIPTLGEAFLPGETPTKFNFLLHIGIILFSTIIILWFVTIFYHSLNHKPIFSKTNLVKNYSFAACLAMLSQVLQSYIALISKTNDNDTELFMISKSRLAPILMVTLIFISPLLEELLWQGALQGGILKSFHPFFTILITGLLFALAHGYSFSYDTLELFCSGLAYAMTYYYTDDLGAAIFCHGLSNFIVYSTNFIF; this is translated from the coding sequence ATGGCTAACCTGATTAAGCAATTACTAAAACTAATATGCAAATTAATTATATTTGGCTTGCTTTTTATTCTTATTCAAATTCCAACTCTAGGAGAAGCTTTTTTACCTGGAGAAACTCCGACTAAGTTTAATTTTTTATTACATATAGGTATTATTTTATTCTCCACAATAATTATATTATGGTTTGTCACTATCTTTTATCATTCTTTAAATCATAAACCAATCTTTTCAAAAACCAACTTGGTAAAGAATTATAGTTTTGCTGCCTGCTTAGCCATGCTATCGCAAGTTCTGCAATCTTACATAGCTCTAATAAGTAAAACTAATGACAATGATACAGAATTATTCATGATTTCAAAATCTAGACTAGCTCCCATTTTAATGGTGACATTAATCTTTATATCTCCTCTTTTAGAAGAGTTGTTGTGGCAAGGAGCCCTACAAGGAGGAATCCTAAAAAGCTTTCATCCATTTTTTACAATATTAATCACTGGCTTATTGTTTGCGCTCGCACATGGATATTCTTTTTCCTACGATACATTAGAACTTTTTTGCTCGGGCTTAGCATATGCAATGACTTATTATTATACAGACGATTTAGGAGCAGCTATTTTCTGTCACGGTTTATCGAACTTTATCGTATATTCTACTAATTTTATTTTTTAA
- a CDS encoding NCS2 family permease — protein sequence MSTLDKVFHLNDAHTTVKRELIAALTTFVSLSYILFVNPNILHAAGIDKGAAFTVTAVSIAIGCFLMGFIANYPVALAPTLGSAAFFAYNVCGGMHINWQTALAAVLVASILFILITVLKLREKVVDAIPQDLKYAISAGIGLFIAFIGLQNGKLIVNSDSNLVALGKFNTPAVWITLFGLVLTVILMAMNIPGSIFIGMVVTAIFGIVIGQIPLPSQIISMPPSITPTFGQAVFHLKDINTPQLFIVVLTFLLVTFFDTAGTLIGMTEQAGMVDQNGKIPRIGHAFLSDSLAMVEGAVLGTAPLGTSVESSAGIAMGGRTGLTAVFIGIFFLISMIFSPLLAVIPTTVTAPALIIVGVLMAGNLKKINWDKFEIALPAFLTVVGMPLTYSISNGLALGMIAYPITMIAAKQPKKVSPMMYVLLIVFIIFFLVTNM from the coding sequence ATGTCGACACTAGATAAAGTCTTTCATTTAAACGATGCTCATACCACTGTCAAACGTGAATTAATCGCTGCATTAACCACTTTCGTCAGCCTCTCCTACATCCTTTTTGTTAACCCGAACATTTTGCACGCAGCTGGTATTGATAAAGGAGCAGCATTTACGGTTACAGCCGTTTCAATTGCAATTGGCTGTTTCCTCATGGGATTTATTGCGAATTACCCGGTCGCGCTAGCTCCAACACTTGGCAGTGCAGCTTTCTTTGCCTACAACGTCTGCGGTGGCATGCACATCAACTGGCAAACTGCTTTAGCTGCTGTGCTAGTTGCCTCAATATTGTTTATCTTAATTACGGTATTAAAATTAAGAGAAAAAGTTGTGGATGCTATTCCCCAGGATCTTAAATATGCTATTTCTGCTGGAATTGGGTTATTTATCGCCTTTATTGGTTTGCAAAACGGTAAATTAATCGTCAATAGTGATTCAAACTTAGTTGCTTTAGGTAAGTTTAATACACCAGCCGTCTGGATCACTTTATTTGGCCTAGTGCTAACTGTTATCTTAATGGCAATGAATATCCCTGGTTCAATTTTCATTGGCATGGTAGTAACAGCTATCTTTGGCATTGTGATTGGGCAAATTCCTTTGCCTAGTCAAATCATTTCCATGCCTCCTAGTATTACTCCAACCTTTGGACAAGCGGTTTTCCATCTAAAAGATATTAACACACCGCAATTATTCATCGTAGTACTAACCTTTTTATTAGTAACCTTTTTCGACACTGCCGGCACATTAATTGGAATGACGGAACAAGCAGGCATGGTCGACCAAAATGGTAAGATACCACGCATTGGTCACGCCTTTTTATCAGATTCGCTAGCAATGGTGGAAGGGGCAGTTCTTGGGACCGCACCTCTGGGAACCTCAGTTGAATCAAGCGCTGGAATCGCGATGGGTGGACGCACCGGCCTGACTGCTGTCTTTATTGGTATCTTCTTTTTGATTAGCATGATTTTTAGTCCTTTATTAGCAGTAATCCCAACCACGGTTACCGCACCGGCTCTGATTATTGTTGGAGTATTAATGGCTGGCAACTTAAAGAAAATTAACTGGGATAAGTTTGAAATTGCCTTACCTGCTTTCTTAACCGTTGTTGGTATGCCGCTCACTTACAGTATTTCTAACGGCTTAGCACTAGGTATGATTGCCTACCCCATTACGATGATTGCTGCTAAGCAACCTAAAAAGGTCTCGCCGATGATGTATGTCCTATTAATAGTTTTCATTATTTTCTTTTTAGTAACCAATATGTAA
- the spxB gene encoding pyruvate oxidase: MTKINGSDAMLQVLLDWHIDHIYGFPGGSFDSTMNAIHNFKGKLKYIEVRHEEAGALAAAAEYKFTGNAGVCFGSAGPGAVHLMNGLYDAKYDKVPMVAIVANVPTSRQDIDFFQAFDEKPWFDAVAVWNHQVKTADQIPGMMDEALRQAYAKKGPAVLILPKDFGWDKINDNFRVTYDSLQAIPNYAAPKKESVDAAVKLLKEAKNPVVYYGVGVKGHGDVLKAFANKFKTPLLSSVIAKGVVEDKFPAYMGSIGRVAPKASDDIQTHADLVVWVGNNSPFSVFFFNPKAKVIQIDVDSEKLGKRHAVDVPILADGAKTLQAMIDAGEDREESPLYKAALADRQNWDEWQESFVDSDQMPVRPEPIFDVINKYADDDAMFAIDVGNININFQRLVNLHDEQTWATSGLYATMGFGTPASLAAATTHPEREVWNLGGDGGFAMMSQELLTQARYNMHVLNVVFTNETLGFIEAEQVDQSHQPLSGVIMPDNDWAKVGEGMNVKSVTARTKKEFEDAVKEFKQMDGPMLIDVKLTHEMPYSTELNTLDDPEFVKKYQAEDLKPFSYFAEKYGVVDDTASGASEEEEAEPEEEPDTTSGASEH, from the coding sequence ATGACAAAAATTAATGGCTCAGATGCTATGCTTCAAGTTTTGCTTGACTGGCATATTGATCATATTTATGGTTTTCCGGGTGGTTCATTCGACTCAACAATGAACGCTATCCACAACTTTAAGGGTAAGTTAAAATATATTGAAGTTCGTCATGAGGAAGCTGGCGCTTTAGCCGCAGCTGCTGAATACAAGTTCACTGGTAATGCTGGTGTATGTTTCGGTTCTGCAGGTCCTGGTGCCGTTCACTTGATGAATGGTTTGTACGATGCTAAGTACGACAAGGTTCCAATGGTAGCGATTGTTGCCAACGTTCCTACTAGTCGTCAAGACATCGATTTCTTCCAAGCTTTTGATGAAAAGCCATGGTTTGATGCTGTTGCTGTTTGGAACCATCAAGTTAAGACAGCAGATCAAATTCCAGGGATGATGGATGAAGCTCTTCGTCAAGCATACGCTAAGAAGGGTCCAGCTGTTTTGATCTTGCCTAAAGACTTTGGTTGGGACAAGATTAATGACAACTTCCGTGTAACTTATGATTCATTGCAAGCAATTCCTAACTACGCTGCACCTAAGAAAGAATCAGTTGATGCAGCTGTTAAATTGCTTAAAGAAGCTAAGAATCCGGTTGTCTACTACGGTGTTGGTGTTAAGGGTCATGGCGATGTTTTGAAGGCCTTTGCTAACAAGTTCAAGACTCCACTACTTTCATCAGTTATTGCTAAGGGTGTTGTTGAAGATAAATTCCCTGCATACATGGGCTCAATTGGTCGTGTTGCTCCTAAGGCCAGTGATGATATCCAAACGCACGCTGACTTGGTAGTTTGGGTAGGTAACAACTCTCCATTCTCAGTCTTCTTCTTTAATCCAAAGGCTAAGGTTATTCAAATTGATGTTGATTCTGAAAAATTGGGTAAACGTCATGCAGTTGATGTACCGATTCTGGCTGATGGTGCTAAGACTTTGCAAGCGATGATTGATGCTGGTGAAGACCGTGAAGAATCACCACTTTACAAGGCTGCTCTTGCAGACCGTCAAAACTGGGATGAATGGCAAGAAAGCTTTGTTGATTCAGATCAAATGCCAGTTCGTCCAGAGCCAATCTTTGACGTAATCAATAAATACGCTGATGATGATGCAATGTTTGCTATTGATGTTGGTAACATTAACATTAACTTCCAACGTTTAGTTAACTTGCATGATGAACAAACTTGGGCAACTTCAGGCTTGTACGCAACTATGGGATTTGGTACTCCAGCTTCACTTGCTGCTGCTACTACTCATCCAGAGCGTGAAGTTTGGAACCTTGGCGGTGATGGTGGTTTTGCCATGATGAGTCAAGAATTGTTAACTCAAGCTCGTTACAACATGCATGTACTTAACGTTGTCTTCACTAACGAAACTTTGGGCTTCATTGAAGCTGAACAAGTTGACCAATCACACCAACCATTGTCAGGTGTTATCATGCCAGATAACGACTGGGCTAAAGTTGGTGAAGGTATGAACGTTAAGAGTGTAACTGCTCGTACTAAGAAGGAATTCGAAGACGCAGTTAAGGAATTCAAGCAAATGGATGGCCCAATGTTAATCGACGTTAAGTTGACTCACGAAATGCCATACTCAACTGAATTGAACACTCTTGATGATCCAGAATTCGTTAAGAAGTATCAAGCAGAAGACTTGAAGCCATTTAGCTACTTTGCTGAAAAATATGGTGTAGTTGATGATACTGCTTCAGGCGCTTCAGAGGAAGAAGAAGCTGAACCAGAAGAAGAACCAGATACTACTTCAGGTGCTTCAGAACACTAA
- the gndA gene encoding NADP-dependent phosphogluconate dehydrogenase, with translation MQQFGVIGLSVMGKNLALNVRNSGFSVSGYSIDKPEVDAFAEYQDEKLLPTYSLAEFVNSLEKPRKILIQIAAGKPVDETLQKLLPLLDKGDIILDGGNSNFHDTNRRFHEMEAHGIHFIGMGVSGGEEGALNGPALMPGGDEAAYREVAPILEAIAAKTPQGRPCVSFIGPEGSGHYVKMVHNGIEYGIMQEFSEVYDLLRKVAGKSNAEMSKIFADWNQGLVQAYLSEITSEVLKQKDDLTADDVIDHILNVASYKGTGNWMLEDGVHLGAPISVIAEAVLARFMSKATTREGQEITWNGEVPNGLIDNLGKALQLGQAVAYAQGFQQLKMAADAYHWNLRYPAIAQDWEAGCIIRSSMLEDIENAFADGKQLDNLFQDAYFKGLMQKNLPALRAVIELATKAGIPTPTLSAALNYLESIFNPSLPANLIQGQRDYFGAHTYYRNDREGIFHTEWYEEK, from the coding sequence ATGCAACAATTTGGAGTTATTGGCTTATCTGTCATGGGCAAAAACTTGGCCTTGAATGTACGAAACAGTGGTTTTTCTGTTTCTGGTTATAGTATTGATAAGCCAGAAGTTGATGCTTTTGCAGAATATCAAGATGAAAAGTTATTACCGACTTATTCTTTAGCAGAGTTTGTTAATTCACTTGAAAAACCACGGAAAATTTTAATTCAAATTGCAGCCGGTAAACCGGTTGATGAGACTTTACAGAAATTACTACCTTTACTTGATAAAGGTGATATCATTCTAGACGGTGGGAACTCTAATTTTCATGATACTAACAGACGCTTTCATGAAATGGAAGCACATGGGATTCATTTCATTGGAATGGGCGTGTCAGGTGGTGAAGAAGGAGCATTAAACGGTCCTGCGTTGATGCCAGGAGGAGATGAAGCAGCCTACCGTGAAGTTGCACCAATCTTAGAAGCAATCGCTGCTAAAACGCCACAAGGTCGGCCATGTGTTAGTTTTATTGGTCCTGAAGGTAGTGGTCATTATGTCAAAATGGTGCATAATGGGATTGAATATGGTATTATGCAAGAATTTTCTGAAGTATATGATCTGTTACGCAAAGTAGCGGGTAAAAGCAATGCAGAAATGTCGAAGATCTTTGCTGATTGGAATCAAGGGTTAGTTCAGGCTTATCTAAGTGAAATTACTAGTGAAGTTTTGAAGCAAAAAGATGACTTAACAGCTGATGACGTGATTGATCATATCTTAAATGTTGCTTCTTACAAGGGTACCGGTAATTGGATGTTAGAAGATGGTGTTCATCTAGGTGCACCAATTAGCGTAATCGCTGAAGCTGTCTTGGCCAGATTTATGTCCAAAGCAACAACGCGTGAAGGTCAAGAAATCACTTGGAATGGTGAAGTACCAAATGGTTTAATTGATAATCTGGGTAAAGCTTTGCAATTAGGGCAAGCAGTAGCGTATGCGCAAGGATTCCAACAATTGAAAATGGCAGCTGATGCTTATCATTGGAACTTACGGTATCCAGCTATTGCTCAGGATTGGGAAGCTGGCTGTATTATTCGCTCGTCAATGCTAGAAGATATTGAGAATGCCTTTGCTGATGGGAAGCAGTTAGACAATTTATTTCAAGATGCTTACTTTAAAGGCTTAATGCAAAAAAATCTGCCAGCCCTGAGAGCAGTAATTGAATTAGCTACTAAAGCTGGTATTCCAACTCCAACTTTGAGTGCAGCTTTGAATTACCTGGAATCAATTTTTAATCCAAGTTTACCTGCTAACTTAATTCAAGGTCAACGGGATTACTTCGGTGCACATACTTATTATCGTAATGACCGTGAAGGCATTTTCCATACTGAATGGTATGAAGAAAAATAA
- a CDS encoding CPBP family intramembrane glutamic endopeptidase, whose product MLTKNIEAIFDNKADIFVLITTLFIALAEEILFRGIVLPLSLQFTSYKYFTSLLISSIGFAFSHIVNIEHVPVEMVFLQMILVFSAGMLSGALYLTAKSLILPIIFHFVNDLPVLYNVQSSAIKLSSSQLKFMYILVLAIAMICSFISFIQLKLFINKDRIHK is encoded by the coding sequence TTGTTAACAAAAAATATTGAAGCAATATTTGATAACAAAGCAGATATATTTGTATTAATAACTACCTTGTTTATAGCATTAGCAGAAGAAATATTATTTCGTGGCATAGTATTACCCTTGTCTTTGCAATTTACCTCTTATAAATATTTTACTTCATTATTGATAAGTAGTATTGGATTTGCATTTAGCCATATTGTGAATATAGAGCACGTACCTGTTGAAATGGTCTTTTTACAAATGATCCTAGTTTTTTCTGCTGGAATGTTGTCAGGTGCCTTGTATTTAACTGCTAAAAGCCTAATCCTTCCTATAATATTTCACTTTGTGAATGACTTACCAGTTTTATATAATGTTCAATCATCAGCTATTAAATTATCAAGCTCACAATTAAAGTTTATGTATATTTTAGTTCTTGCGATAGCAATGATATGTAGTTTTATTTCTTTCATTCAATTAAAGCTATTTATTAATAAAGATAGAATACATAAATAA
- a CDS encoding NCS2 family permease has product MNFIKSYFQLDKYKTSIKVEFLAGLTTFISMSYILFVNPSVLGASGMDKGAVFTSTALASALGTAIMGIVANYPIGEAPALGINAFFAYTVCVGMHVSWETALAAVFVASIIFVLITLFKLREKIINAIPADLKFAISSGIGLFIAFLGLQDGGLIVANKSTLVGLGSLHDPAVWITIFGLLITVILMIMNVPGAIFIGMVLAAIFGIITGQIALPTKIVSLAPSIAPTFGQAVFHVKDINTLQMWVVVLTFLLVTFFDTAGTLIGLAQQAGFMKDNKMPRVGKALASDSTAMMAGSILGTSPVGAFVESSAGIAVGGRTGLTAVFVAIFFLISMVFSPLIGLFTTHVTAPALIIVGVLMAQNTAHIHWDKMEIAVPAFLILIGMPLTYSISDGLALGMITYPICMLAAKRGKEVTPMMWILFVVFIFFLWVLNF; this is encoded by the coding sequence ATGAACTTTATTAAGAGCTATTTTCAACTCGATAAATATAAAACTAGTATTAAAGTGGAATTTTTAGCTGGCTTAACTACATTTATCAGTATGTCCTATATCCTTTTCGTTAATCCAAGTGTCTTGGGAGCGAGTGGCATGGATAAAGGCGCTGTTTTCACTTCTACTGCCCTAGCTAGCGCTCTAGGTACAGCCATCATGGGGATCGTTGCCAATTATCCAATTGGTGAAGCACCAGCCCTAGGAATTAATGCTTTTTTCGCTTACACGGTTTGCGTTGGTATGCATGTTTCATGGGAAACAGCATTAGCAGCTGTCTTCGTGGCTTCAATCATTTTTGTCTTGATCACATTGTTTAAATTACGAGAAAAAATCATCAACGCTATTCCAGCTGACTTGAAATTTGCCATTTCTTCCGGAATCGGGCTGTTTATCGCCTTTTTAGGTTTACAAGATGGCGGGCTAATTGTCGCTAATAAATCAACTTTGGTTGGCTTAGGTTCTTTACATGATCCAGCTGTTTGGATTACCATTTTTGGTTTACTAATCACAGTTATTTTAATGATCATGAACGTCCCTGGTGCTATTTTTATCGGCATGGTTTTAGCGGCCATTTTCGGAATTATTACCGGTCAAATTGCCTTGCCAACTAAAATCGTTTCTTTGGCACCAAGTATTGCTCCTACTTTTGGTCAAGCCGTTTTCCACGTTAAAGATATCAATACCTTACAAATGTGGGTAGTTGTCTTAACTTTCCTATTAGTTACCTTTTTCGATACAGCTGGAACTTTAATCGGTCTAGCTCAACAAGCTGGCTTCATGAAAGACAACAAAATGCCTCGAGTTGGTAAAGCTTTAGCATCAGATTCTACCGCCATGATGGCTGGATCAATTCTTGGTACTTCCCCAGTTGGTGCCTTTGTAGAATCAAGTGCTGGAATTGCCGTTGGTGGTAGAACTGGCTTAACCGCAGTTTTTGTGGCCATTTTCTTCTTAATCTCAATGGTATTTAGTCCATTGATTGGATTATTCACAACTCACGTAACCGCACCTGCTCTAATTATTGTCGGCGTTTTAATGGCTCAAAATACGGCTCATATTCATTGGGATAAAATGGAAATTGCCGTACCAGCATTTCTGATTTTAATTGGTATGCCTCTGACTTATTCAATCTCTGATGGATTAGCATTAGGTATGATTACCTATCCAATTTGTATGCTGGCTGCCAAACGTGGAAAAGAAGTCACACCAATGATGTGGATTCTCTTTGTCGTCTTTATCTTCTTCCTTTGGGTTTTAAATTTCTAA
- a CDS encoding immunity protein, translating into MERFTGIVVVLLSIWEFYTVYGAFKAVKKVGTTSRFLPLALWSGTFLGIVFLGIGIRLLLNGY; encoded by the coding sequence ATGGAACGATTTACTGGAATTGTAGTAGTATTACTTAGCATTTGGGAATTTTATACAGTTTATGGTGCATTTAAGGCAGTTAAAAAGGTTGGTACTACATCACGATTTCTACCTCTAGCACTGTGGAGTGGCACTTTTCTAGGAATTGTATTTTTAGGGATAGGTATTAGATTATTGCTAAATGGCTATTAA